CAAAATCTGTTTCCAGGCCTTGATGATCTTTCTCAGTTCCTGGAGGTGGTCAATGTTTATGTTGCTTATGAGAAGAAGATTCATGGTGAAGTGGATTTTTACGGTTTCCTTTCTGTGGATTCCTCAGCTGATGATGAAACAATAAGTAAACGTTACAGAAAGCTTGCTCTAGCTCTTCACCCTGATAAAAATCAATCTGTTGGGGCAGATGGGGCGTTTAAGATTATATGTGAAGCATGGAGTTTGTTGTCAGATAGAATCAAAAAAATGATGTATGGCCATCGGCGAGCTATGGCCATAAGGAGTATGCCCATGCAAGGCAACCAGCAGGAATTTCGTAAATTTTCCATGAACCCAGCTAGTGCGAGAAACTCAACTGATGCTAATTTTCAGCCCACCCGGTGCCTCCCCAGCCATCAAAACCTGAGACATTGTGGCAATCTTGCAAACTATGTCAGATAAAGTATGACTGCTTAAAGCTTTTCCGAAACAGAAGTCTTTCGTGCCCCAACTGTCACCGACCTATTTAGGCAAGGGAGGTTTCTACTCCCGTGAACAATCAAGCTTCAGCTTTTCCGTTGTCTTCCTGCCAGCAGCAGGGTACAAACTATCCTGCTGCTAATGGATCTTCTGCTTCAGGTGTGAAGCTCCCTACAGCTTCAAACTCCGTACAAACTGGAAATTCTGGTTTGGCTCAATAGTTGGAGCAAATATTCAGCAGGATCAAGTTCTTAAGACGAGAGGTGCAAATGCTGCGCAGCCCTATGCCTCTACAGCTAGGCAAGCAGCACACTCTTGCCAGCCAGCTGGTGGGAATTTGAAGAGAGCTCATGCAGAAGCTGCTATGAGTGCACTGAATCAGGAGGCttttctggagaaaaagagacgCATAGCTGAGTTGAAGTTAAAGTCTCAAAGAAAAGGTAGTTGTCCGATTCAGAAATTCGCAATATGCTGGCGAAAAATGCTAAGATGGAGATTAGCAAGAAGCTTAAAGCAGCTGCTGCTTCTCGGACTTCAGACAAGGAGAAAAAGGACGTGGAAAAGAAGAAGCAAACTGCTCCTGAAGTTGTCAAAAATGTTCTGAGAAGGGATAAAACTGTTCATGATGCCATGGTGGAATAAACTAAATGTAACGTGTGAATGAACTTACCTCTTCTTTAATTAAGAACCCTTACACAAAAAGTAGAACATGTATATTTTCTGTTGTAATTGTAAACTAAATATATGACAAATGTTTGTTACTCTCCCTCTGTTGCATTTTAACTGTCATTCTCTTTTCACGCTCATTAATAAATACAATACCCGCTAGGACGGCCGAGTTGGTTGAGCAGGTGATCTCCCAAATGGAAAGTCTTGGGTTCAAAATCCCCTGCACACTTTTTCGGTTTAGCCCCCGTGCGGTTTACCTCTCTTGTGTGGTATGTTAAAAATATAGTTGAAAAGAATTACCAACTTTAATCTTGAATTTGTAAAGTTAACACTAATAAAAATTTGTGAACTAAAACAA
The nucleotide sequence above comes from Lycium barbarum isolate Lr01 chromosome 3, ASM1917538v2, whole genome shotgun sequence. Encoded proteins:
- the LOC132632477 gene encoding uncharacterized protein LOC132632477, encoding MECNKDEAARAKEIAERKLTERDIAGAQRFALKAQNLFPGLDDLSQFLEVVNVYVAYEKKIHGEVDFYGFLSVDSSADDETISKRYRKLALALHPDKNQSVGADGAFKIICEAWSLLSDRIKKMMYGHRRAMAIRSMPMQGNQQEFRKFSMNPASARNSTDANFQPTRCLPSHQNLRHCGNLANYVR